The following are encoded in a window of uncultured Ilyobacter sp. genomic DNA:
- the nifU gene encoding Fe-S cluster assembly scaffold protein NifU produces MQYSEKVMDHFMNPRNVGTIENPDGYGKVGSPSCGDVMEIFLKIENDIIKDVKFRTFGCASAIATSSISTEMILNKNVSEALQLTNKAVAEALDGLPPAKMHCSVLAEEGIKAAIEDYMSKNKN; encoded by the coding sequence ATGCAGTATTCAGAAAAAGTAATGGATCATTTTATGAATCCAAGAAATGTAGGAACAATAGAGAATCCAGATGGATATGGAAAAGTAGGAAGCCCTTCATGTGGAGATGTCATGGAGATTTTTCTTAAGATAGAAAATGACATAATTAAGGATGTAAAGTTCAGAACATTTGGCTGTGCATCGGCAATAGCAACTTCATCTATATCTACAGAAATGATATTGAATAAAAATGTAAGTGAAGCTCTACAGCTTACAAATAAAGCTGTAGCAGAGGCGTTAGACGGATTGCCTCCTGCAAAAATGCACTGCTCTGTTCTTGCAGAAGAGGGGATAAAAGCGGCTATAGAAGATTACATGAGTAAAAATAAGAATTAA
- the gltA gene encoding NADPH-dependent glutamate synthase, translated as MFEIKKKRKLTENIYLMDIYAPAVANAAKPGHFLIVRNEEKGERIPLTVCDFDRSKGLITIVFQVLGHSTQSMAQMNEGDYFIDVAGPLGHESEFVNENLDELKKKKFLFVAGGVGTAPVYPQVKWMKENNIDVDVIIGTRSVETLILEDEFKESSKNLYICTDDGSYGVHGKVTDLLEQLIEKEGKQYDEVVAIGPMIMMKFVAMKTKEYNIPTVVSLNPLMVDGTGMCGACRVSIGDEVKFACVDGPEFDGHQVDFDEAMRRQRMYKSEEGRKVLEKEDHESGHEHHHGGCGCHDHKKESVSVERDKKKRVIAHSLDPEIRVKNFEEVCTGYTLEEAICEAERCLNCKNAKCIEGCPVSINIPKFIQEVKKTNIDEAAKIIFESSCFPAICGRVCPQESQCEAKCIVGIKGEPISIGKLEKFVGDYALMHGTKADQAEEKSEKIAVVGSGPAGLAAASELAKLGYRVTVFEALHEAGGVLTYGIPEFRLPKDKVVQKEIDNVKKLGVEIVTNAVIGKTFTIDNLMEKEGYSAVFIGSGAGLPNFMGIPGENANGVFSANEFLTRVNLMKAHKSDYMTPVSVGKKCAVVGGGNVAMDGARTAARLGAETHIVYRRSEAELPARVEEVHHAKEEGVIMDVLVNPVEIIVDSTGAVEGMRCVRMELGEADQSGRRRPVEIEGSEFVMEVDSVIMAIGTKPNTLIPSTTEGLEINRWNCIATEEGSYRTSREGVYAGGDAVTGAATVILAMEAGKKAAAEIEVYLDKKRKN; from the coding sequence ATGTTTGAGATAAAGAAAAAAAGGAAACTAACAGAAAATATATATTTGATGGATATATACGCTCCAGCAGTTGCCAATGCAGCTAAACCTGGACACTTTCTTATAGTAAGAAATGAAGAAAAAGGAGAGAGGATACCTCTGACGGTCTGTGATTTTGACAGAAGCAAGGGACTTATAACTATTGTTTTTCAAGTTCTAGGACACAGTACCCAAAGTATGGCCCAAATGAACGAAGGGGATTATTTTATAGACGTAGCGGGACCACTAGGGCATGAAAGTGAATTTGTAAATGAAAATTTAGATGAGTTGAAGAAGAAAAAATTTCTTTTTGTAGCAGGGGGAGTGGGAACTGCACCTGTATATCCACAAGTTAAATGGATGAAAGAGAATAACATAGATGTAGATGTCATAATAGGGACGAGAAGTGTAGAAACCCTTATACTAGAGGATGAGTTTAAAGAGTCTTCTAAGAACCTCTATATATGTACTGATGACGGAAGTTACGGAGTGCACGGAAAGGTAACCGACCTTTTAGAACAGCTGATAGAAAAAGAGGGTAAACAATATGATGAGGTTGTGGCAATAGGACCTATGATCATGATGAAGTTTGTAGCAATGAAAACCAAGGAATACAATATACCGACAGTAGTTAGTTTGAATCCCCTAATGGTCGACGGAACCGGAATGTGTGGAGCATGCCGTGTGAGTATAGGTGATGAGGTTAAATTTGCATGTGTAGACGGCCCTGAATTTGATGGACATCAAGTGGATTTTGATGAGGCCATGAGAAGGCAGAGAATGTATAAAAGTGAAGAGGGGAGAAAGGTTCTAGAAAAAGAGGATCATGAAAGCGGACATGAACATCATCATGGTGGGTGCGGATGCCATGATCACAAGAAAGAATCTGTCTCTGTGGAAAGGGATAAGAAAAAAAGAGTCATAGCACATTCTCTTGATCCAGAAATAAGGGTAAAGAATTTTGAAGAGGTGTGTACAGGTTATACTCTCGAAGAGGCTATATGCGAGGCAGAAAGATGTTTAAATTGTAAAAATGCAAAGTGTATAGAGGGATGTCCTGTATCAATAAATATACCAAAATTTATACAGGAAGTTAAAAAAACAAATATAGATGAAGCTGCCAAAATAATATTTGAAAGCTCGTGTTTTCCTGCAATATGTGGAAGAGTTTGCCCGCAGGAATCTCAGTGTGAAGCAAAGTGTATAGTCGGAATAAAGGGAGAGCCGATATCAATAGGTAAATTGGAAAAATTTGTGGGGGACTATGCCCTTATGCATGGAACCAAGGCTGATCAGGCAGAGGAAAAGTCTGAAAAAATAGCTGTAGTAGGAAGTGGACCTGCAGGTCTTGCTGCGGCAAGTGAACTTGCAAAACTTGGTTATAGAGTTACTGTTTTTGAGGCTTTGCATGAAGCTGGCGGAGTACTGACTTACGGTATACCTGAATTCAGACTTCCTAAAGATAAAGTTGTGCAAAAAGAAATAGATAATGTAAAAAAACTTGGTGTAGAAATAGTGACAAATGCAGTGATAGGAAAAACGTTTACTATAGACAATCTTATGGAAAAAGAGGGATATAGTGCAGTATTTATAGGTAGTGGTGCAGGACTTCCTAACTTTATGGGCATTCCTGGAGAAAATGCAAATGGAGTGTTTTCTGCAAATGAATTTCTGACAAGGGTAAACCTAATGAAAGCACATAAAAGTGACTATATGACACCTGTGTCTGTTGGTAAAAAATGTGCAGTAGTGGGTGGAGGAAACGTGGCCATGGACGGAGCTAGAACTGCAGCAAGATTAGGTGCTGAAACTCATATAGTCTACAGAAGAAGCGAGGCAGAACTTCCTGCTAGAGTAGAAGAGGTACACCATGCAAAAGAAGAAGGCGTGATAATGGATGTACTTGTTAACCCTGTAGAAATAATAGTAGATTCAACAGGAGCAGTGGAAGGGATGAGATGTGTCAGAATGGAGCTAGGAGAGGCTGACCAATCTGGAAGAAGAAGACCTGTAGAGATAGAAGGATCTGAATTCGTGATGGAAGTTGATAGCGTGATAATGGCAATAGGAACTAAGCCAAACACACTGATACCATCGACAACTGAAGGTCTTGAAATAAACAGGTGGAACTGTATAGCCACAGAAGAGGGGAGCTACAGAACTTCGAGAGAGGGAGTCTATGCTGGTGGAGATGCTGTTACAGGGGCAGCTACAGTGATTCTGGCAATGGAAGCTGGAAAAAAAGCAGCAGCTGAAATAGAAGTATACTTGGATAAGAAAAGAAAAAATTAG
- a CDS encoding glycerol-3-phosphate responsive antiterminator, with amino-acid sequence MSSFIKEILERNPVIPAIKDDIGFKKALEEESEIVFILTSNLFNIKAMVEELKKKGKIVFVHADLVEGLSHSSYALEYLITNTELDGIISTKYNLIKSAKKLNVRVIQRFFLLDSISLENSLKYARETKPDAVEILPGLMPKIIKRLSNELNLPVIAGGLITDKEDIMNALGAGASGVSTTKIDLWDI; translated from the coding sequence ATGTCAAGTTTTATCAAAGAAATATTGGAAAGAAATCCTGTAATACCGGCAATAAAGGATGATATAGGATTTAAAAAAGCTCTAGAGGAAGAAAGTGAAATTGTATTTATACTTACATCAAATTTGTTTAATATAAAGGCTATGGTGGAAGAGCTTAAAAAGAAAGGGAAGATAGTTTTTGTACATGCTGACTTGGTTGAGGGATTGTCTCATTCAAGCTATGCACTAGAATATCTAATAACAAATACAGAACTTGACGGGATAATAAGTACTAAATATAATTTAATTAAGTCTGCCAAAAAATTAAATGTAAGGGTAATTCAGAGGTTTTTTCTTTTGGATTCAATATCTCTTGAAAACAGCCTGAAATATGCGAGGGAAACAAAACCCGATGCTGTAGAAATACTTCCGGGACTTATGCCAAAAATAATAAAAAGACTGTCAAATGAACTAAATCTACCTGTAATAGCAGGAGGTTTGATAACTGATAAAGAGGATATAATGAATGCTCTAGGAGCGGGAGCCTCGGGTGTATCTACCACCAAAATAGACCTGTGGGATATATGA
- the tyrS gene encoding tyrosine--tRNA ligase: MNIEQEVKRQMEILKRGAEEIISERELEDKIKKSLETGKPLVIKLGIDPTGSDLHIGHAVPLRKLRQFQDLGHRVKFLIGTFTARIGDPTGKSETRKMLSAEDIQRNIETYLEQVKLILDLEKTEVVYNGDWLEKLSLEDVLKLLSQFTVAQMVQREDFSKRLSEGKPVSLVEFMYPILQGYDSVAIEADVELGATEQKFNILRGRDLQKNAGQEQQVCMMMPILVGLDGVEKMSKSLGNYIGVTEAPNDMFGKVMSISDDLMWNYYEIATDISLEEIKGLKDGVMNGTIHPMDCKKRLGQEIVKTYHSEEDGEKAREWFENVFSNRNTDVKLPEVKIDADEINVIDLLVKELMFLKSTSEARRLIGQGGFKINDEAVKDLQAVIKIEDGMVVRAGKKKIVKIIK, translated from the coding sequence ATGAATATCGAACAAGAAGTAAAAAGACAGATGGAAATCCTAAAGAGGGGTGCAGAGGAGATAATCTCTGAGAGAGAGCTAGAAGATAAAATAAAAAAATCCCTGGAAACAGGGAAACCTTTAGTCATAAAACTTGGAATAGATCCAACAGGCTCAGATCTTCATATAGGGCATGCAGTACCACTTAGAAAGCTCAGGCAGTTTCAGGACCTAGGACATAGAGTGAAATTCCTCATAGGGACATTTACTGCTAGAATTGGAGATCCTACTGGAAAATCTGAAACTAGAAAAATGTTAAGTGCTGAGGATATACAAAGGAATATTGAGACTTACCTTGAGCAGGTAAAGCTTATTCTTGACCTTGAAAAAACAGAAGTTGTATATAACGGAGACTGGCTGGAGAAGCTGTCTCTCGAAGATGTACTGAAGCTTCTTTCCCAGTTCACTGTGGCTCAGATGGTACAGAGAGAGGATTTCTCAAAAAGGCTGAGTGAGGGAAAACCTGTTTCTCTTGTAGAGTTTATGTATCCGATTCTTCAAGGATATGACTCTGTAGCTATAGAGGCTGACGTAGAGCTAGGGGCCACAGAACAGAAGTTTAATATCTTGAGAGGAAGAGACCTACAGAAAAATGCAGGACAAGAGCAGCAAGTGTGTATGATGATGCCTATCCTTGTGGGACTTGACGGCGTGGAGAAGATGTCAAAGTCTCTGGGGAATTATATAGGGGTTACAGAAGCTCCTAACGATATGTTTGGTAAGGTGATGTCTATATCTGATGACTTAATGTGGAACTATTATGAAATTGCCACTGATATTTCGCTAGAAGAGATCAAGGGCCTAAAAGACGGGGTTATGAATGGAACTATTCATCCTATGGATTGTAAAAAAAGACTGGGACAAGAGATTGTAAAAACTTACCACTCGGAAGAGGATGGGGAAAAAGCCAGAGAGTGGTTTGAGAACGTATTTTCTAATAGAAATACAGATGTAAAACTTCCAGAGGTGAAAATAGATGCTGATGAGATAAATGTAATAGACCTTCTAGTAAAAGAATTGATGTTTTTAAAATCTACTTCTGAAGCCAGAAGATTGATAGGTCAGGGTGGATTCAAAATAAATGATGAGGCTGTAAAAGATCTTCAGGCTGTAATAAAGATAGAGGACGGCATGGTAGTTAGGGCAGGAAAGAAAAAAATAGTAAAAATTATAAAATAA
- a CDS encoding pyridoxal phosphate-dependent aminotransferase → MNYSTRVKNLKTSPIRKLLPYAIEAKAKGKKVYHLNIGQPDIKTPASFFDAISSSHTEVLAYSNSQGDPNLIQAISDYYKTYDMDFGIDEILVTVGGSEALLFALIATCDPGDNVVVPQPFYSSYPGFGCMVNVEVSPITTHAEDGFRLPSKEEMAKSINERSKAIIISNPGNPTGVIYTREEMETLAELAIEHDLFIISDEVYREFVYDGDYTSFGKLEHVKDRVIIVDSISKRYSACGSRIGSLASKNKELMALMLKLCQGRLCAPTLEQIGATELYKTPVSYFEEVNKEYKKRRDVLYQELSTIEGVICTKPAGAFYTIVKLPVDSAEDFVIFMMKDFDVDGETVMMAPAEGFYSAPGLGKDEVRIAYVLNEESLRKAISILKAGLEKYNSIKESKN, encoded by the coding sequence ATGAATTATTCCACTCGAGTCAAAAATTTGAAAACTTCTCCAATTAGAAAACTTTTACCTTACGCCATTGAAGCAAAAGCAAAAGGTAAAAAAGTCTATCACCTTAATATAGGTCAGCCTGACATAAAAACTCCAGCTTCTTTTTTTGACGCCATATCCTCTTCTCATACAGAAGTTCTGGCTTATTCAAATTCTCAAGGTGATCCAAATTTGATACAGGCAATTTCTGATTATTATAAAACTTATGATATGGATTTTGGAATAGATGAAATCCTTGTAACAGTGGGTGGAAGTGAGGCTCTTCTTTTTGCCCTCATAGCCACTTGTGACCCTGGTGACAACGTAGTTGTTCCTCAGCCTTTTTACTCCAGTTACCCTGGTTTTGGGTGCATGGTAAATGTAGAAGTTTCCCCTATAACAACCCACGCTGAGGATGGGTTCAGACTCCCTTCTAAAGAGGAGATGGCAAAATCAATAAACGAGAGGTCTAAAGCAATTATTATTTCCAATCCAGGAAATCCTACCGGCGTTATCTATACCAGAGAAGAGATGGAAACTCTTGCTGAGCTAGCTATAGAGCACGATCTCTTTATAATCTCTGATGAGGTTTACAGAGAATTTGTCTATGATGGTGATTATACTAGCTTCGGAAAGTTAGAGCATGTTAAAGACAGAGTTATTATCGTCGACAGTATTTCAAAGCGTTATAGTGCTTGCGGATCGAGAATAGGTTCTCTTGCAAGCAAGAACAAGGAGCTTATGGCTCTTATGTTAAAACTTTGCCAGGGAAGGCTGTGTGCCCCTACCCTTGAGCAGATAGGTGCTACCGAGCTCTACAAAACTCCTGTGAGTTATTTCGAAGAAGTAAACAAAGAGTATAAAAAAAGAAGAGATGTTCTCTACCAAGAGCTCAGCACTATAGAGGGGGTTATCTGCACAAAACCTGCTGGCGCATTTTACACTATAGTTAAGTTACCGGTTGACAGTGCCGAAGATTTCGTCATCTTTATGATGAAAGATTTTGATGTAGACGGTGAAACAGTTATGATGGCTCCTGCGGAAGGATTCTATTCCGCTCCTGGATTAGGAAAGGATGAAGTTCGTATCGCCTACGTACTGAATGAGGAGTCTTTAAGAAAGGCCATCTCAATTCTAAAAGCAGGACTTGAAAAATACAACTCTATTAAAGAATCAAAAAATTAA
- the nth gene encoding endonuclease III, whose amino-acid sequence MTKVEKVRKIIKILNEKFGKPHCALDYNTDFELLVAVILSAQCTDVRVNMVTKKMFEVVNTPKAIMEMPIEELEKHIKSTGFFRNKAKNIKMCSRELVEKYGGRVPDQMEELVALPGVGRKTANVVRGEIWGLSDGVTVDTHVKRLCNLIGLVNEGNVEKIERELMRIVPKERWIDFSHYLILQGRDVCIARRPKCKICEINHLCNYGRKRMRELAKKS is encoded by the coding sequence ATGACCAAGGTGGAAAAAGTCAGAAAGATAATAAAAATATTAAATGAAAAATTTGGTAAACCACACTGTGCCCTGGACTATAATACAGATTTTGAACTTTTGGTGGCTGTGATTCTGTCGGCTCAGTGTACAGACGTCAGAGTGAATATGGTAACAAAAAAGATGTTTGAGGTAGTAAACACACCTAAGGCTATCATGGAAATGCCCATAGAAGAGTTGGAAAAACACATAAAGAGTACGGGTTTTTTTAGAAATAAGGCCAAGAATATAAAAATGTGCAGCAGGGAGCTAGTAGAGAAATATGGGGGAAGAGTTCCAGATCAAATGGAAGAGCTTGTGGCCCTTCCAGGTGTGGGAAGGAAGACAGCCAACGTAGTAAGGGGAGAGATCTGGGGGCTTTCAGACGGGGTGACTGTGGACACCCATGTTAAGAGACTGTGTAACCTTATCGGACTTGTAAATGAAGGAAATGTAGAAAAAATTGAGAGAGAGCTTATGAGGATAGTTCCTAAAGAACGTTGGATAGATTTTTCTCATTATTTAATCCTCCAAGGAAGAGATGTTTGTATAGCCAGAAGACCTAAATGCAAAATTTGTGAAATAAATCATCTTTGTAACTACGGCAGAAAAAGAATGAGAGAACTTGCTAAAAAAAGTTAA
- a CDS encoding D-alanyl-D-alanine carboxypeptidase family protein yields the protein MRKKICIFLSVIFCLITFANGNYTSLLLGDSHGNIYYSENIYEKHPIASVTKMMTVMVAYDRIRNEEIDLDDRVEISPKARAVGGSMIWISEGAKLTVRDLIKATSIYSANNAAYALAEYIGMGDVDFFVKLMNQKAKELGLENELEFYTPMGLPPSMTGKPMDRGTALGIYKLSLEALKYKEYITIASSKEDFIQDGAQRILNRNKLISEENGVYGIKTGHHSEAGYNISIVAKRNDITTITVVFGSPDAETRDRTVLTSLDKFYDEYQLKKLIDLSKPMVKIDIKDGEKDVIYAYPNEEFEQLISKNWGVKIRRTYIKSIEAPVKSGEVLGSYQLIVNGKEIKDGRLYSRESVEKNKFIDKIRKIF from the coding sequence TTGAGAAAAAAGATATGTATATTTTTATCTGTAATATTCTGTTTGATAACTTTTGCAAATGGGAATTACACATCCTTACTTTTAGGAGACTCACATGGAAACATATACTATAGTGAAAATATATATGAAAAGCACCCTATCGCATCTGTTACAAAGATGATGACGGTGATGGTAGCTTATGACCGCATAAGAAATGAAGAAATAGACCTAGATGATAGGGTGGAAATTTCCCCGAAAGCAAGAGCTGTCGGGGGAAGTATGATCTGGATTTCAGAAGGTGCTAAATTGACTGTGAGGGATCTGATAAAGGCTACATCAATCTACTCTGCTAATAATGCAGCTTATGCTCTTGCAGAGTATATAGGCATGGGAGATGTAGATTTTTTTGTGAAACTTATGAATCAGAAGGCTAAAGAATTAGGTTTGGAAAATGAATTAGAATTTTACACACCTATGGGACTCCCTCCCTCTATGACAGGTAAACCAATGGATAGGGGAACCGCCTTGGGAATTTATAAACTATCTCTAGAGGCTTTGAAATATAAAGAATACATAACGATAGCATCATCTAAAGAGGATTTTATCCAAGACGGAGCCCAGCGTATACTCAACAGAAATAAACTTATTTCAGAAGAAAATGGAGTTTATGGAATAAAAACAGGTCATCATTCTGAAGCTGGATATAATATAAGTATAGTTGCAAAAAGAAATGATATTACGACTATAACAGTTGTCTTTGGATCTCCTGATGCAGAAACAAGAGACAGAACTGTGCTTACCTCCTTGGATAAATTCTACGATGAATATCAGTTGAAAAAGCTGATAGATCTCTCAAAGCCCATGGTTAAAATAGATATTAAGGACGGGGAAAAAGATGTGATATACGCCTATCCTAATGAAGAATTTGAACAGCTGATTAGCAAGAATTGGGGAGTGAAAATAAGAAGGACCTATATAAAGAGTATAGAGGCTCCTGTGAAAAGTGGAGAGGTACTAGGAAGTTATCAGTTAATTGTAAATGGAAAAGAAATTAAGGATGGAAGACTTTATTCAAGAGAGAGTGTTGAAAAAAACAAGTTTATAGATAAAATCAGAAAAATATTTTAG
- the nifS gene encoding cysteine desulfurase NifS, with protein MRVYLDNNATTKMDKEALEAMLPYFSEIYGNASSMHTFGNESKKAMVEARKTIADIFGIETDELIFTGSGSESDNLAIRGVAKAYRKRGNHIITSAIEHPAVRNTCKELEKEGYEVTYVSVDENGVLNLDELKNSIKKETILITVMHGNNEVGTIQPVEEIGKLAKENRIVFHVDAVQTVGKLDIKPKEMGIDLLTFSGHKFYGPKGIGGLFIKAGTRLGKVLTGGGQEKKLRPGTSDVPGMVGMAKALEVAYRNIEEEYKREEELRDYFESELLKKIPEIQINGKGAKRLPGTSSITFKYLEGESILLTLNYKGIAVSSGSACSSDDLQASHVLLAMGIPVEIAHGTIRFSFGKYNTKEEVEYVLQELPPIIEKLRMISPLWNEFKTGK; from the coding sequence ATGAGAGTATATCTGGATAACAACGCCACAACAAAGATGGACAAGGAAGCTCTCGAAGCCATGCTTCCTTACTTTAGTGAAATTTATGGCAATGCATCTAGTATGCATACCTTTGGAAACGAATCTAAAAAAGCTATGGTTGAAGCTAGAAAAACAATAGCTGATATTTTTGGAATAGAGACAGATGAGCTTATATTTACAGGTTCGGGTTCTGAATCTGACAACCTTGCCATAAGAGGGGTTGCTAAAGCTTACAGAAAAAGAGGGAATCATATAATTACAAGTGCCATAGAGCATCCAGCAGTAAGAAATACGTGCAAGGAATTGGAAAAAGAAGGGTATGAAGTGACTTATGTTTCCGTAGATGAAAACGGTGTACTAAACCTTGATGAGCTGAAAAACTCCATAAAAAAAGAAACAATACTGATAACTGTAATGCATGGTAATAATGAAGTGGGGACTATCCAACCTGTGGAGGAGATAGGGAAATTAGCCAAGGAAAACAGAATTGTTTTTCACGTAGATGCAGTGCAGACCGTTGGAAAATTAGATATAAAACCTAAGGAGATGGGAATAGACCTTCTGACTTTTTCAGGACACAAATTTTATGGTCCTAAAGGTATAGGGGGCTTGTTTATAAAAGCTGGAACAAGACTTGGTAAAGTTCTCACCGGAGGGGGTCAAGAAAAGAAACTCAGACCTGGAACATCTGATGTACCTGGGATGGTAGGTATGGCAAAAGCCCTTGAGGTGGCCTATAGAAATATAGAGGAAGAGTACAAGAGGGAAGAAGAATTAAGAGATTATTTTGAAAGTGAACTTCTAAAAAAAATACCTGAAATACAGATTAATGGAAAAGGTGCAAAAAGGCTTCCTGGAACTTCGAGTATTACTTTTAAATATTTGGAAGGAGAATCAATACTATTAACTCTTAACTACAAAGGGATAGCTGTTAGCTCGGGATCTGCTTGCTCTTCAGATGACCTTCAGGCATCACATGTCCTCTTGGCAATGGGAATACCTGTAGAGATTGCTCACGGAACCATCAGATTTAGTTTTGGCAAATACAACACTAAAGAGGAAGTAGAATATGTGTTACAGGAACTTCCGCCTATTATTGAAAAATTGAGAATGATATCACCTCTTTGGAACGAATTTAAAACTGGAAAATAA
- a CDS encoding MIP/aquaporin family protein, with the protein MGVYLAEFIGTMILILLGNGVVANVVLNKSKGNNSGWIVITAGWGFAVAVAVYVTGWVSGAHINPAVTIALATIGAFEWSMVPGYIAAQVAGGFTGGVLVYLTYKQHYDETEDADGKLATFSTGPAISGAKWNAITEIIGSAMLVMGVLGITNGNNNVGPMAALLVGILVWSLGLSLGGPTGYAINPARDLGPRIAHAILPIKGKRDSDWAYAWIPVVAPIVGGIIGAQIYTVCLSVWS; encoded by the coding sequence ATGGGAGTTTATTTGGCAGAGTTTATAGGGACGATGATCTTGATATTACTAGGTAATGGAGTAGTTGCAAACGTGGTTCTAAACAAGAGTAAGGGTAACAACAGCGGATGGATTGTTATAACAGCCGGCTGGGGATTCGCAGTGGCAGTGGCAGTATATGTGACTGGATGGGTAAGTGGAGCACACATAAATCCTGCAGTAACAATAGCACTTGCTACAATAGGTGCCTTTGAGTGGTCAATGGTTCCTGGGTATATAGCTGCTCAGGTGGCCGGTGGATTTACAGGAGGAGTACTTGTATATCTGACATATAAACAGCATTATGATGAGACAGAGGATGCAGACGGAAAACTTGCTACTTTCTCTACAGGTCCTGCAATAAGCGGAGCTAAATGGAATGCTATAACTGAGATAATAGGTTCGGCTATGCTTGTTATGGGAGTACTTGGAATAACAAACGGAAACAACAACGTGGGTCCTATGGCGGCATTGCTTGTAGGTATACTTGTTTGGTCACTTGGTCTGAGCCTTGGAGGACCGACAGGATACGCTATAAACCCAGCGAGAGATTTGGGACCTAGAATAGCCCACGCTATACTCCCTATAAAAGGGAAGAGGGACTCTGACTGGGCTTACGCATGGATTCCAGTAGTGGCTCCTATTGTAGGAGGAATTATAGGGGCGCAGATATACACTGTCTGTCTCAGTGTTTGGAGCTAG